CCTTGAGAATGGCATtacagtgtgtatatatacagtatatgtgcgaTTCCACTGCTGCTTCTTGGACatccacgcgcacacacatcacCATGAAGGCCTTGATTCTGCTGGCTTTGCTCGGAGCAGCATGTAagaatatttcacatttttctttgggATGGTTAATGCAGTtgctttaaacattaaaaaaaaaaaaaagaatcccttGTATTTAGTAATGGGAAGGAAATATAATTATGTTAGGGATTCCCCCCCAGTGTTCCtaaagtaaaataattaaaaaaaaaatacaggacaATTTAAGAGTTAATCTGTTAAATGTTAAGTTAATAAATGTGTacagttgatttatttagtactgtatttttaacaTGCAATACAcgcaaaatttatatatatttttttccttactaTAATCGCAAATATATTTGTAACCCTCGTGTCATTTGCCAGTTGTTGCTGCCGAGCAGGACGATAAGATCGTCGGGGGCTACGAGTGCCCTCGCAACTCTGTCCCCTATCAGGTGTCGCTGAACGCCGGCTACCACTTCTGCGGTGGCTCCCTCATCTCCAGCCAGTGGGTGGTCTCCGCCGCCCATTGCTACAAATCGTAAGTACAAATAAATGCCTTCTTACAATACCAAAGTGGATTTTCAGCTATCTGTACCTAAATGGAGTATTTTTCTCACCACTTTTTACTTGATGCCCTACATAAGCACAACCACTGTTGTTAACCTAAACAGCAGCAACTAAACTATCCGCTCTGCCTCTCACAGTCGCATCCAGGTGCGTCTGGGCGAGCACAACATCGCCGTCAACGAGGGCACGGAGCAGTGGATCGACTCGGCCGTGCTTGTCAAGCACCCGCAGTACAACAGCCACAACCTGGACAACGACATCATGCTGATCAAGCTGAGCCGCCCGGCTGCCCTCAACAACTACGTTCGCACCGTGTCGCTGCCTTCGCGCTGCACCTTCGCCGATGAAAACTGCTTGGTGTCTGGCTGGGGCAATATGGCCGCCAACGGCAGTAAGGCGCAGTCTCCATATAATAGTTACAAACCTACTGAATATGCCAGGATGTATATATTTACTTTGTTTGATTTTCTCCTCAGACAACTTCCCCGACAGGCTTCAGTGTTTGAGGCAGCCCATCATTGACGACAGGATCTGCCAGAATGCTTACCCGCACCTCTTCACCCAGAACATGCTCTGCTCGGGCTTCATGCACGGCGGTGCCAGCAGCTGCCAGGTACACCCGCACAC
The sequence above is drawn from the Vanacampus margaritifer isolate UIUO_Vmar chromosome 17, RoL_Vmar_1.0, whole genome shotgun sequence genome and encodes:
- the LOC144037803 gene encoding trypsin-like, which encodes MKALILLALLGAAFVAAEQDDKIVGGYECPRNSVPYQVSLNAGYHFCGGSLISSQWVVSAAHCYKSRIQVRLGEHNIAVNEGTEQWIDSAVLVKHPQYNSHNLDNDIMLIKLSRPAALNNYVRTVSLPSRCTFADENCLVSGWGNMAANGNNFPDRLQCLRQPIIDDRICQNAYPHLFTQNMLCSGFMHGGASSCQGDSGGPLVCNGELQGVVSWGYDCAMKGHPSVYTRVCRYNSWINNVMRSY